AGCTGGGTTGATAGTCACCTCTTTTTGAATTtacatataataaaaaaagaaaacatggaCAAGAGGGACAGCAATATACAAGAGGTAGTTTTGGCTAGAAGATAAACCTAGTGTTGCCCAAATTAGGCAACTGTGTAATGAAATTATTCCAGTTCAACTGTATGAACGAATTCACTCTTTTAACCTCCCCAACAGTTCGCGAAACTTCGAAGGAAATCCACTTGGTATTTGGCTCAAGAAAAGGGAGCTGTTGTTGGTCAAATTtacaggaaaataaaacacatcgGAAGGACATACACCCTTACATTTTCGACCCTTCTTGTGCCATTGCGTGTTGGTGTAAATCTACGTCGATAATTATATGTGTAACCCCATTCTTGAAGTGCGAGTAACCGGAAGGAACAAAACCGTAAAGGCTGGAATCAGAGCAATTGTTTAATTATATTTCACCCTCGATTTTATGATTTCCATGTTGTGAGTTGGCATGGTTTGACGACGTGTTCCCATAGATTTATGGTTCAACCACGTGAAGCTATGGTTTGATCCAAATGAGAAGGATCTGcccaaaatatattttctttctttcctgtacatatagaaagtgtttcgtcaTCAATTTCAGCCGACTAAATTTATAAGAAGGCCTTTTGATTCAACTTCATTGGTATAGAACGTTGTTTTATATATCATACTCTATTATATTTAAACGAATAACAAATCGAAAACAAGACCATTGAAACCCACGGATGCATTGCTATGCGTGTTTTCAATATTCTCTGTAGCCAGAATACTTACTTGAATATACGTATAAATACTTACTTAAAAGCAAATTGGTAAACGAAAATCGAAAATAGAAAGATACAGAATGTTTCTGAATATTTCTGTCAATAAAGGATGTTGGTTGAATTGCGATTATAATATTTCCCAAACATGTTTTGGCAGAATCGAACAGAATCTGCTGACGAAAAAGTTTAGAAAGGTTCCTTTTTTGTACAAATCTGTCTGTGTATATctctatttatatttttattgcaaacataTTAACTTTCCCTTCTTAGTTGCGAACATGTTAACAAGGCTTAGCAAATAATTAGCAATGATCAATGTTTTGCGATACAATTTTTGAGCAGCAGtaaaaaatagattttctAAAATTAAATGCACTTTAGTTTTATTCTACTTCAAGCATTTCGTACAActcatatatattttttccgacaatttatgtttattaaattaaatgtgtATTAatacttgttcttcttcttggcgtaacgaacgTCTTgctcatgcctgcccgttaacaGCATACTAGACTTTTTCTCTTTGTATACGTGCATAGTTAGTCCTGTCGTACAGGTATTAATTCTTGTTAATAAATCTGATTTATCCTGTTGCTCGAAATCAGCTAACTTATAAGCTGGACGACTGCAATATTTTCTCCAATTTTCCAATGTAAAAGAGAATTGTTCGGCTTCTTTGGCGAAAAATTAAAGTGAATAAAACAGGTATCCAATTAATCAAATGTATTGCTGCTCATTTCAACCCTTGCTAAGCGCACTAGGAACTGGTCCTTTCGCGTGACGGTAATACCGGTGACACAAATTAGCACCACGTCACACTTCCACACAACCAAAGGGTTTTACATTATTTGAAGCGACGTGTGTGATTAAAAGTTACCGTCATGAGAATTCAACTCCACAACAGGCTACAGCTTCGACGTAGTTCCATTTGCCTGCACTGTTTTCAGTAATGTTCAAAAGTACAGAGACGGCGCTGTTCTTCTTTTACTCTTAGGCTACCCTTACCTTAGGGACCATTTTAGACGAATACATTTCATTTCACCATCACGCTTCTCAGTTGCATTCCCGCTTAGCCCTACAGCAGGTCAGATCAGAGAGGTTCCAGTGTGTTTGGCTTTTCTGCACCTGTGACGACACCGGTAACATAACAGTGTGCAATAATGcgctaccaccaccagcaaaAGCCTCTAGTACACTGGAACAACCTGTGGAGGGCAGACCCTCGTGTGAATCCAATACACCACCCGGTAGTCCTCGCTTTCCTTTCTTAACCGAGCTTCGTTCCGGAGGCACCAGCGTCGTTCTTTGCTACAACCTTTGCCCGCCGTAACATATTCCTTATGATGTGTTAATACGTGTCACCCCTCGTTATGGTATGTTCCGTCTGCAAGACCGTTCGGATGCTGCACAGAAGTGGTCGGTACGGATGTCGTCAGTATGAGTGCTTCCTTGGTACATGGGCGCCCTCTTTTTCCAGTCTCGTTTGCTATGTGCTATTTTCCACTTCTGACTTGATTCTACTGAGCGTTGGTGGTGGACGCAGTTCCGTTCTGCTTCCACAACCAACGCCAACGAGCCGTTTCACTGCATGGGAAGGAGTCGTTAACTTGTACCCAACTAGGCAGAATCCTGGTCGtttccatccttttttttaatcttaatATTTGTACAAATATGACACCCAGTCATTGTTTTGCAAGTTCATTCGTTTAAAACGAATCATATTTGATAATTGATATCATCGGTAATTACCTTTTTTCAGttgtgaaatttttgtttattgccAGTCTATTCAACGTGATCCATCCACTGTTCAACCGTTAGCTCGAGGTTGATGATTTTATCTTGGTACTTATAGGTTAAAACGGCACAACAGCACCTCGTTTTTGTACTTCCATCATCACAGTTACTAGCCTTTCTATCCAAATTCTAGATACTCCCTAAGGTTGGCCACACTTTTACTCGAAACATATGACTGATGTTGTTATATGTGTAAGTAGTGTACTTGCTCGGATGGTAAAAACGAATGAATTGCAGCGTAAAATAATTACAACGGGtggcgttttattttccacgctATACATTAGCAACAAGCTTTTATTTTGACGAACTACCAAACTTCTTTCACTGGAATTTTTCATAAGTGGGAttggaatgttttgaaaattcaaaccatAGATCGCACCCGTAATATGTGGTATGGTTTCAtgtaaaatttcaataaataatttattttactcaaattcaaattgttttatCAATATAATTACGACGATATTACACACTGGTTTTTTATTATAACTGAGAGGAATACATTTTCTATAGTGggaattgaattaaaacttATTCTTGGACAATTGAAAAATGTGGTGAACTTCCACTCCCACGATCTATCAAAGGTGCGAATCATACTAACTCCACTTAAGGAAAAAAGATCGAACACAGATTGAGTCACTTGCTGTCCTTATATCTCCacgcggaaaagtttttaataGAAAGTAATTGAATAGTCATACCACAATCCTTTTTGGTAAATCGTTGTGAGAATCAACTTTTTCGTCATGGGAAAACTTTATGCAACGAAGAAGGTCAGATATGCCTTCAATATCTTAACAATATCTCCATTATAGCTGTGAGGAAAGCTAGCAAGCGGTCTTGACTCAATGTGGCAAGGCACATTGCATCTCTACAAGTGTATATAAAATATGTgaaatgattattttaaagacaaacacacaaaacatgtTTGACCAAGTTTTTAGTCCATCATTTTTCATAGaacgattgtttttattatcttaCTATTTATTGAGTTTGAGTAGATTTTTTCCTGACtggaaaaatgttattttgttcACACGGATACCTTTTCGCAGGGTGGTTCAGGAAAAATGTTTACACAAGCagtttgttataatttttagtaaccatGAGGGTCTTGTCTCTTTCATATCAAAACCGTAATATCTTCAGATAAATCCCCATACAACCCACTAGCTGCTTCGTTCAGGAACATTCTGTTATGGCTGGCGGTTAGcgtttgtaaatatttttcgtctacttattttttaacgttatttcaatcattttttgtttcctgaTGCCGAGCCGTCAGCCACATGCATAGTCTGCAACAAAAGACGCAGATATTACCACAAAATACTACTCTTCATTCAAACCCGTTGCTCAAGTTCTTTGTTCGTTTACCATTTCTCTGTTTTTGAACATGTACATTCAACTCGAAATCATATAATTTGATATcttgttcttttatttctcttccACAGGGCTTAGAATAGTAACTGAGAGTAAGATCTGCAACGAAAAAGATTCACTCGCATCACTCGCAGACCTGGACAGAGACAGAAGCTGCTGTTTAATACACAAAACGGGACAAAAGCAAGGAACCAAAAACTCGCGAATGTTTACATAACACACGAAGCAAATTTGGAAATACTCTGAAAGCCTAGAATGCCATTCGTAAGCTTTTGAGAGGATTGCTACCGAAAGTCGTAGCAGGGCTGTCGCTCGCAGCAGGACATAGCCAGGCGTCTATAGAAGACAAATCTAGAGTGTGTGGTAGTACCTTTCGTCTaaagatttttgtttgcttgtttggcGGCTGGGGCACCGTCGTTGAAAACTCGGAAAATTGAAGcccaaacggaaaacaaacccgAAATTTAAATCGAAAATCACTATGAAGGAACCGTTTGAAATTATGCCAGACCAGGAACACTATAGCCTTCGGTGGAATAACCACCAAAATCATATACTGCGTGCATTTGACACGCTGCTGCAGACCAAGACGCTAGTCGATGTGACGCTGGTGAGTGCAGAAACCAGCATACGGGCGCACAAAGTGGTCCTGTCCGCCTGCTCCCCTTTCTTTCAGCGGGTATTCTCCGAAACACCTTGCAAACATCCAGTGATTGTGCTAAAGGACTTTCGTGGATGGGTCGTTCAGGCGATCGTGGACTTTATGTACCGTGGAGAGATCAGTGTCCCGCAGGAGCGACTATCGGTGTTGATACAGGCAGGGGAATCGCTACAGGTACGTGGACTGGTCGATCATCCAGTAGCAGCCAACACACCGTCGCCAGCCCAATCGCCAGAAGACTTTAGCTTGCTGGATAGTTCACTCATCTCACCAACGTCCCCTTCGCCACCCTCGCCGAACTTTCGTTCCAACCATCAGCATTCCAACGTTGGTCAGCGTCACGAAAACAGTGCGCACCCGGCGACAGCAAATCTCCTGCCCACGAGCACTCCGAAGTTGCTTATGCCTCCACAGGTGTTTGCGGACCCATCAATTGGTCTCTCGAACGTCGATCCGTGTACCTCACCAATGCCTCGTCGCAAGCAGGCCCGGCCGCGGCGGCGCTCAGGGGATTGCGCACCACAGGACCTGAGCAGCAAGCCTTCGACACCGGCACCGCAGTCCGTCCATGACGACGAGGAAGACGACGGTGACGATGAGAAGGATGAAGACGTAGATCGGGGGCTGCACGATGATGGCGCGGATGAAGATGACATCGAAGAACtggacgacgaagacgacgacttAAAGCGCATTTTGCACCGAAGTCAATCTGTGGACGAAAAACTGGCAACGATGGCATCGAAAGAAGATCTGACCGAGACCGCCTCCGATACTGTTAAAAAGATGGCGGGTAGTGACTCGAGGCGTTCACGGTCGTTACACAAATCTACTCCTCGTAAAGCTTCTTCTTGCCAGGACGTTGCAGCGCTGCCAAAGGAGGATCATCTCCAGCAACCAGCAACTTTTTCGCCCTCATTAATACCGGCATCCGATGGACCGGAAAATTTGTGCATGAAAAAAATCTCACTTAGCAGCACGGACACAAATGTCAACGCGATGCGCTGTCCTGAAGATCGAAGTGAACAACAAACGAGGTTATCGTCGGTCGAAGGTGCAGGAATCACCAATTTAAGTAACACTCCAGGTGGGAACCGTAGAATGAGCCGCGATGGTGCTCGTTCTTCCGATCCTAGCAAAGATTCCACACTTGCCGATACAAACAGTGGCGGGCCCAACCTCTCCACCCGAGGGCTGCTCTCGCTAAAGGATATTCGACATCTAAACCGTGCTGCACTGAACCGATCACTAGGTTCATTCTCTCCACCGCCATCCTTTTCCGCCTTCAACAGTAATCTACACTCAGCGATGGGTTTCattcaccaacaccaccacaacgATTCGAAGCGCGTGAAGCTAGAGGATCGTGACGATGAGCGTCCGCTTCTGCACGATGATATGGAACCGCCGCACTTTTTAGATCACATGGATCTGGCACTTGGCACGCACCAGCATCCGCTTGCGCACCATTTGATgcagcaacaccaccaccacctgcaAAATTCTTCGCTGCAGCTACGTCCACCCACGGCCGATGGGGCCAACGATAACAACAACAGTGGCCACAAGCACAATAATAACAGTCACCATCATGGCAGTACGCCCtcgaaccatcatcaccaagGAAGTAACCCCAGCAGTAAGCAGCATCATCACTCAGCCGGAGGTCCGGGAACTCCGAAGCACTCGTCCAGTGGAAGCGGTGCAGCCGGAGGCACGGGTAACAACACCTCCAGCAGTAGTAACAACAATAACCACCACAATCCAAATCACCCGCACCATCACCCGCAACATGTTGGCGGTCCGAAAGGATCCGCTAGCGGCAGTGGGCCGAAGGATTTTCTGCACAGCCCGACGCTAAATTTCCCGCCCTTTTTTAACCACTCGGAAGGACCTCCTAGGCCTCCGCATTCACCACTGCCCTTCCCGCACATGTCGTCGGTCTCCTCGCTGACCCTCACGCCACCACACAGTAAGTACCTTATAGCACTGCATTGTTGTATCAAAAAGATTCCATGATCAAAATgagattaaaaattaaacaaattaaaaatgttcttttattaaaacggtgaaaaaacTATCCTTATACATTTatgaatttaaatcaaaatgttacaaatattttgaacACCACGTTGGtcataacgtttgcattaacataaatagacaaatttgcatcggtgataagaaaaaagttgatgaaaagaaaaaaaaaagaaaaaaaaccaagcaaatAGAATGAAGTCAAGTTACATCTTTTAAGtacttataaaaaatatttcaacggCCAGTAAGACGGTCTTACGGTCCATGGCCGGAACTTTAGCCATAGCCGACTAAACCAATCGTGTAAGGACGTTTTTCAGTTCTGTTGAGGCATTCATGACCAAATGCTACTCCATTTggactttaaaatgttggaatatGTCCTACCTTGaagttttgtaaatgtttttagattggttgtagttgagagGTATTAGGAGGGTCAGCAGTGTAtcaatatcaattatatttgagTCGTTCAATTTCTCCGATGCTTTTTGGGCATAATTTACTGTGGCcaggtatgtccaaaccaTTGAAT
Above is a window of Anopheles coustani unplaced genomic scaffold, idAnoCousDA_361_x.2 scaffold_12_ctg1, whole genome shotgun sequence DNA encoding:
- the LOC131271228 gene encoding protein jim lovell, with amino-acid sequence MKEPFEIMPDQEHYSLRWNNHQNHILRAFDTLLQTKTLVDVTLVSAETSIRAHKVVLSACSPFFQRVFSETPCKHPVIVLKDFRGWVVQAIVDFMYRGEISVPQERLSVLIQAGESLQVRGLVDHPVAANTPSPAQSPEDFSLLDSSLISPTSPSPPSPNFRSNHQHSNVGQRHENSAHPATANLLPTSTPKLLMPPQVFADPSIGLSNVDPCTSPMPRRKQARPRRRSGDCAPQDLSSKPSTPAPQSVHDDEEDDGDDEKDEDVDRGLHDDGADEDDIEELDDEDDDLKRILHRSQSVDEKLATMASKEDLTETASDTVKKMAGSDSRRSRSLHKSTPRKASSCQDVAALPKEDHLQQPATFSPSLIPASDGPENLCMKKISLSSTDTNVNAMRCPEDRSEQQTRLSSVEGAGITNLSNTPGGNRRMSRDGARSSDPSKDSTLADTNSGGPNLSTRGLLSLKDIRHLNRAALNRSLGSFSPPPSFSAFNSNLHSAMGFIHQHHHNDSKRVKLEDRDDERPLLHDDMEPPHFLDHMDLALGTHQHPLAHHLMQQHHHHLQNSSLQLRPPTADGANDNNNSGHKHNNNSHHHGSTPSNHHHQGSNPSSKQHHHSAGGPGTPKHSSSGSGAAGGTGNNTSSSSNNNNHHNPNHPHHHPQHVGGPKGSASGSGPKDFLHSPTLNFPPFFNHSEGPPRPPHSPLPFPHMSSVSSLTLTPPHMFGLDSPLGLFPPGMDPGKIYSPLMEMSDPRSMHHDGPPFLKKKSKLNRPKGQHSAPRGGPPRSWTNAELTEALQHVWNKKMTTSQASRIFGIPYNSLLMYVRGKYGKSLKLEQLRKDCISGPPIELLQMGVGNNNNKDKKEAKDNELHHLHSASGTGQEGNSAQNCGNGGGGGSGGHSSSDLRGPRSASSEPELLSSPNPLFNPFPGGFYPDFPGGFPGLPLSMLNLLPPERHQPHSLTMGIEEDCKSDRSKQSMDEDFPQPLALNRPSSDQLTDSRREIYQQNGQD